The Electrophorus electricus isolate fEleEle1 chromosome 19, fEleEle1.pri, whole genome shotgun sequence genome has a segment encoding these proteins:
- the abcf2b gene encoding LOW QUALITY PROTEIN: ATP-binding cassette, sub-family F, member 2b (The sequence of the model RefSeq protein was modified relative to this genomic sequence to represent the inferred CDS: deleted 1 base in 1 codon; substituted 3 bases at 3 genomic stop codons) codes for MAHQGQSKEKTLQKMVVSVSDIPLTRWVQQSILAVLLLNHLMEQLEQALSPLEYMMKCYPEIKEKKAVASFXQKHSSTXCGTKXTADHLLQVSPIRNLSDGQKCCVCFAWMACQSPHVLFLDEPTNQLDIETVDTLAHAVNEFEGGVMLVSHDFRLIQQVAQEIWLCENQTITKWNTDILAYKEHLKATIDKQTQDV; via the exons ATGGCACACCAGGGTCAGAGTAAAGAGAAAACACTACAGAAGATGGTGGTCTCAG TTTCAGATATTCCACTGACACGATGGGTCCAGCAAAGCATCCTTGCAGTGTTGCTCCTGAAC CACCTGAtggagcagctggagcaggCCCTGTCTCCTCTGGAGTACATGATGAAGTGCTACCCAGAGATCAAGGAGAAGaag GCGGTGGCAAGCTTTTGACAAAAACATAGCAGTACATAATGTGGTACAAAATAAACTGCTGACCACCTGCTCCAGGTGAGTCCCATCAGGAACCTGTCAGACGGTCAGAAGTGCTGCGTCTGCTTTGCCTGGATGGCTTGCCAGAGCCCTCACGTGCTCTTCCTGGACGAGCCCACCAACCAA TTGGACATCGAGACCGTCGACACGCTGGCCCACGCCGTCAACGAGTTTGAAGGAGGGGTGATGTTGGTCAGCCATGACTTCCGGCTCATCCAGCAG GTGGCTCAGGAAATCTGGCTGTGTGAGAACCAGACCATCACCAAGTGGAACACGGACATTTTGGCATACAAGGAGCACTTGAAGGCGACAATTGATAAGCAGACGCAGGACGTTTAA